The Rhipicephalus microplus isolate Deutch F79 chromosome 4, USDA_Rmic, whole genome shotgun sequence sequence CGTTGGCGAGCCATGCTTTAAAATGATCTTGTGGCTGTCATTTGCTGTACTAAACGTACGCTACTTGTTATGACACTCTAGTGAATGAAATCTGCTGAGCGAAAAGTGCAAAAAACTGACATTCCTGTGTTTCTTCGTATGGAGAAATTGATTTCGTATTGTTACAAGCGTTTCCGCTATACTGTGTTAAATGCCACAACATTACTGGCAGTGTCATGTAATTTCCCATGCATGTAAGTCCCCTCTGTACAGTGCGAAATGTGTGTACAGTGTCGACGTATCCCTACACTTGGGCCTTGAACCACCAGTTCTCGAGGTTCGCTTTGCCCCACGGTAATGTTTCATGACAAGCAGCTTCGAAAACAAAGACTTTATTGACGAATTGCATACCGTATGGTGTTGTCAGGTTTACACTTGACGCTGGATcctttcacacttaaaaaaaaaaaacatgacagatGCAATGAAGCCGACAATTTATCAAAGAATTAAGATTCTATTACCTGAGGGCTTCTAGGTACAACACGACAGTATGTCATTTTCAATGAAATTACCCGTATTGTTCCGGCAAGACATACACTTACATTTGAAAAGCAGTTTTCAAAATTGTTAACCAGCCGAACGTGTTTTCGCTGGAACTACCCGTTTTAGACCCCTCGTCGCAGGAAAAATGCTGGTGCGCAGTGATGTCTTGCCGTTACctcctaataaataaataatctacAACCTTAGGCGTCCTCGAGTCTGAACCATTGTATTTTAAATAAAGTTGTATTTGAGTTTACGTGTAGGAAATGTGATCCCACCGGAGATGTTTCTCTACTTACGTGTTGTGGTGGTGTTGTCTTATGTGTTGTGGTGCTGCGCCAATTTGGTGGTTTGGAGTTCTGCAGCTTCCAGTATCCCAGCAAAATGTCTACACGATCTTTTATACCTCTTAGGGTGAGCTCCCGGCCCACCGCCCGATTCACCGCAGCGAGAACATGCACCCACTTGATGTCATCGCCAAACGGCTTCGCCGCGGCCACCTCCCGAAGAAGACAGAGGTCCTCGTGAGCACTGAAGCACCTCCGGGGATTTTTAGCTGGTTGCATTTTTGTTTCAGAAGCGTTCGATGCGACCACGGCCGGCGACGCGACACCGCGACCGTTGGAGGCAGCCATTTTGAATAACTACGCTCGCTCGCCCGGCCGCCGCTGCGCGCTGCGCTGGGATGACGAAACGAGCGGGCGAGCGCGCAGCGCCGTAAGCCGCTCGCCGCCTCAGCGtactggcgcatgcgcagtggcgtttCCGCTGGTCCGCTCCGTTCCGCTGGCCGCTGGCCCGCTctgctaaaactctctaatgaaaTGAGCGGCGCATATCTATCTGGCGATACATACGTCATGCACTATTGCGCCACCGGCGGCTTATATGAACGACCAAAAAAGTACTCACAGTTGGTTGAATCTGCTTTTATTCATTTTTCGCATATATTGCTGCACGATAACAGGGGGAGATGATAGTCTTGATTCGATTCGCTCTCAGCATCCAGCATTTACGAAAGTAGCAAAACATTTTAAAAGAGTCTAAAATCTTAAAACGGTAAAAGCAATCAAATAAGGTAACGTACCAGGTGGACACGAACTGTGCTTCACGACGTGTGCACCGAGAAGCCCCTCGCTCGTGAGATTCGCGCAAAGACTTATCATTGTGCGCAACGTTGCACGCTAAAGAGGCGGCTGCATAGGCGATAGGCATAAGCGCAACGTTCGTGCTACTCACTTGCGCCATCAAATTGAATTAAATGTCAGCACATTGCGACCGCGTGTTCGTGTATAAAAGCAGCCGAGACGCAGATGTCGCCGTGCGTGTTGAGATGGAACATGTCGCCCACAAGCCACTCCGCTGCTAAAACTCAATAAGTCGCGATTATTAACACAATTTGGCGCAAACGACGCAAAAAAACTGGTTCTGTTGGTTCCGGAGGACTATTTCACGACGGGAACGGGCCCAATACGAGTGTTCTCGAGTTCTCGGCGCAAGCGTTGCGGGCCGGTAAACTCGACGGAGCCAAACGTTAGCATCGCACACCACAGCCCGCCTCGTCGTCACTGCTGCTATTGGTCAAGTCGATTACTTCTATCGTCGGCTGCTTGAGGGATCGCCCGACCTGCTGGCTGAACGAGGATCTCGAAGGCGGCACAGGACCACGAGCGGTAAACAGGGGAGGAGTCACGCAAATTGTGGCGCCCTGGTCCCTCTGCGACGAAGTCCAGGAGCCGTCCTCGTGGAAGACGACGCCGTCGCAGTCGTTGGGCACGTTCGCCAAGATGTGTGCGAACACCTGGTCAACGACCAAGGACGACAAAGGCGCCCGCATCATGCACACGGGACACGTCCAAGTGGGCCTCCGCTCGTTGACCTGCAGGTAGTTGAAGCCGTCGAAGCAGTCCAGGTGCCTGCACGACCGTGCGCGACACGGCACCTTCATCCGGGACTGGCTCAGTGGGCACGTGAGCGAAACGTGGAACCTGGTTATGGCCACGTCGTCGGATATGGTTGCTCGGCGCTTGGCTTTCTTCTTGATCATGTCTCTCGTCAGAGCCACGCTCAACTGTTCAAGCCCGCACAAAACGGTCGCTGCCTCGAGCTTCTTGACCAAGAAGAGACCAACGACGTAGTGTCGGCCGCTTACGGGATGCCAGGTTACGCGCACCTTGTTCATAACAGAAGGCTTCAGTTTACAGGAGGAGACGATGTTAATGGGCAAGCACACCCATTCGATTGGCCCACCGGATACCTTGCAAGGAATAGGTGCTGGCAGTGCCAAAGATTCACCGTTGACCTCCACGGCCAGGTTCAAAGGGTAACTGTCGTCCTGTTCGCTGTTCGTGTAGAGCAAACGGAAGCGAAGGTGCACTCGCACACTGCACTCTCGGTTCGCGTCATCCGTCGAGGACGAGCGAATGGCATCCACGTGCTG is a genomic window containing:
- the LOC119171439 gene encoding E3 SUMO-protein ligase PIAS3 — protein: MPRIQSPESPLLLFKEEPLFVVLAILVPTTPLLSFGCKGLKQIAFRLKRQHVDAIRSSSTDDANRECSVRVHLRFRLLYTNSEQDDSYPLNLAVEVNGESLALPAPIPCKVSGGPIEWVCLPINIVSSCKLKPSVMNKVRVTWHPVSGRHYVVGLFLVKKLEAATVLCGLEQLSVALTRDMIKKKAKRRATISDDVAITRFHVSLTCPLSQSRMKVPCRARSCRHLDCFDGFNYLQVNERRPTWTCPVCMMRAPLSSLVVDQVFAHILANVPNDCDGVVFHEDGSWTSSQRDQGATICVTPPLFTARGPVPPSRSSFSQQVGRSLKQPTIEVIDLTNSSSDDEAGCGVRC